CATTTTTATTAACACGCCGGACAAACCAGCGGATGCGATTACCCCAGGAGACCTGTTGTGTCGGTCGTCAGTACTGGTCGTCGATCTCTGGAGCGTCCATAGCGCTACAGATAGTTTTTGAGCGGGAGTAGCTCAGTTGGCTAGAGCGTCAGCCTTCCAAGCTGAGGGTCGCGGGTTCGAGTCCCGTTTCCCGCTCCATTTTAAATGCGTCAATCCTTCGTTGAACAGATAGATGAGTTGCCCACATAGCTCAGTTGGTAGAGCGCATCCTTGGTAAGGATGAGGTCACCAGTTCGACTCTGGTTGTGGGCTCCATCTGTTTGTCGGTGCGGGGAGTTACATCACGAAAAAAAGTCTATATTGTTGCTCCTTATCGTTGATTGGTTCGCGCTGCGGGCCGGAATAAAAAATTGCTAAAAGGGTAATTAAAAAGGGAGGTTCAGGCATGGCCAAAGCAAAATTTGAGAGAACAAAGCCCCACGTCAATATTGGGACGATCGGTCACGTTGACCATGGCAAGACGACACTGACCGCCGCCATCACCAAGGTTTTGATGGAGCTGACCGGCAAAGGTGAATTCAAAGCCTTTGACGCCATCGACAACGCCCCGGAAGAGCGTGAGCGCGGGATTACTATCGCCACCGCCCACGTCGAGTACGAAACTTTAAATCGTCACTACGCACACGTTGACTGCCCCGGCCACGCCGACTATGTCAAGAACATGATCACCGGTGCCGCGCAGATGGACGGCGCGATTCTGGTCTGTTCCGCCGCCGACGGTCCGATGCCCCAGACCCGTGAGCATATCCTGCTGGCTCGTCAGGTCGGTGTCCCGGCCATGGTGGTCTTTTTGAACAAAGCCGACATGGTTGACGACGAAGAGCTGCTGGAGCTGGTCGAGCTGGAAGTCCGCGAACTGCTGTCGTCCTACGATTTTCCCGGCGACGATATTCCGATCATTGCCGGATCTGCCCTGGCCGCTCTTGAAGGGCGCGATGATGCCATCGGCAAAGACAAGGTTCTCGAATTGATGGCCGCCGTTGACAGCTACATTCCCGAGCCGGAGCGCGCCATTGACCGTCCGTTTTTGATGCCGGTTGAAGACGTCTTCTCGATCTCCGGGCGTGGTACGGTTGCCACCGGTCGGGTCGAGCGCGGCGTCATCAAGGTTCAGGATGAAGTCGAAATCGTCGGGATGAAGGCGACCGCCAAATCGGTTGTCACCGGCGTCGAGATGTTCCGCAAGCTGCTTGATCAAGGGCAGGCGGGAGACAACTGCGGGATTCTGTTGCGCGGCGTCAAGCGCGAAGACATCGAGCGTGGTCAGGTTCTGGCCAAGCCCGGCAGCATCACCCCGCACACCAAGTTCGGTGCCGAGGCCTATATTCTGACCAAAGAAGAAGGTGGCCGTCACACCCCGTTCTTCAAGGGCTATCGTCCGCAGTTTTACTTCCGGACCACCGATGTGACCGGGATTTGCGAGCTGCCTGAAGGAATCGAGATGGTCATGCCGGGCGATAATGTCGCCATGACGGTCGACCTGATCACCCCGATCGCAATGGACGAAGGGCTGCGCTTTGCGATTCGCGAAGGTGGCCGTACCGTCGGCGCCGGCGTTGTTGCCAAAATTATTGAGTAACTGGCTTGAAAGGCACGCCCTCTTCGTTGCGGCGAAGAGGGCCTGATTAGGAACATATTATGCGGGACATTGTTACCCTTGCCTGTACTGAGTGCAAGCAGCGAAACTACACGACAACCAAGAACAAGCGGAACACTCCGGACAAGCTTGAGTTCAGCAAGTATTGCCGGTTCTGCCGTAAGCACACGCCGCACAAGGAAACCAAGTAGCGGCTGTACGGCAAGTTTTTCTCGTGCAGGCCAGTAGCTCTAACGGCTAGAGCACCGGTCTCCAACACCGGGTGTTGGGGGTTCGAATCCCTCCTGGCCTGCCAATTTAAATATGCGAGTAAATCCTTCATGGAGGATTGATATAGTGACTGACAAGACCACCGATTTTCTCACCAACGTTAAAGGTGAGCTGAAGAAGGTGACATGGCCGACGCGCAACGATACTTACGGCTCAACGCTGGTGGTTATTGCGCTGGTAATGGCCGTAGCTGTATTTCTCTGGCTCGTTGATTCCGCGTTGTCGCGGATTGTTCGTTATCTGCTGAGCTGATTCGGCAAGGAAGCGTAGATCAATGACGATGAAGTGGTACGGAGTGCATACTTACTCCGGATTTGAAAGCAAGGTTAAACTCAGTCTTGAGGAGCGGATTCGCTCTTTGGGGGTCGAGGACATGTTCGGTGCAGTGCTGATTCCGTCCGAAACGGTCGTCGAGCTAAAGAACGGTGAGCGGCGCACATCAACGCGCAAGTTCTTCCCCGGATATATCCTGGTGCAGATGGAGCTTAATGACGAGACCTGGCATGTCGTCAAGGGGACGGCCAAGGTGACCGGTTTTGTCGGTGGTGGCAACACTCCCCCCTCGATTCCTGATGCCGAGGTTGCCAAGATTACCAGTCGGATGGAGGAGGGGATTGAACATCCGAAGCCGAAAGTTGAATTCGAAGTTGGGGAGACCGTGCGTGTCGTTGACGGGCCGTTTCTTAACTTCACCGGAGTGGTCGAGGATGTGAAACCGGATAAAGCCAAGCTGAAAGTTATGGTCAGTATCTTTGGTCGTGTGACGCCGGTTGAGCTTGAATTTATACAAGTTGAAAAAACCAGTTGATCTGGTAGCAGATAAAATAAGGAGTAGCTCATGGCCAAAAAGGTTATTGGATTAATAAAGTTGCAGATCCCCGCAGGCAAGGCGAACCCTTCGCCCCCGGTCGGCCCCGCGCTCGGTCAGCACGGAGTCAACATCATGGAATTCTGCAAGGCATTCAATGCCAAAACCCAGGGTGAGGACGGGATGATTACTCCGGTCGTCATTACAGTTTATGCAGACCGTTCATTTTCGTTCATCACCAAAACACCGCCGGCGGCGGTGCTGCTGATGAAGGCCGCAAAGATCCCCAAAGGGTCCGGTGTGCCGAACAAGGACAAGGTGGGCAAAATCACCAAAGATCAGATTGCTGAAATTGCCAAGCTTAAAATGCCTGACCTGAACGCGTATAATCTCGAAGGGGCCATGAAGACCATTGAGGGTACTGCACGCAGTATGGGCCTTGAAGTCGTTTAAATCTCTGTAGGATCGGAGTTGGATAAATGTCTAAGGTAGGAAAACAACACAGCGCAGCAAAGGCAAAAGTTGATCGGGCGGTGGCGTACAACGTCGCTGAAGCAATCAGTCTGGTTAAAGATGTGTCTTTTGCTAAATTTGATGAAACGGTGGACGTTTGTGTGCGTCTTGGGGTTGATCCCCGCAAAGCCGATCAAATGGTTCGTGGTGCAGTCGTGCTCCCCAATGGTCTCGGTAAAACGATTCGCGTACTGGTTTTTGCCAAGGGGGAAAAAGCCCTCGAAGCGCAGGAAGCGGGCGCTGATTTCGTTGGCGGGGATGATCTGGTCGAGAAGATTAAAGAAGGCTGGTTCGAATTTGATACCGCCATTGCCACACCGGATATGATGGGAACCGTCGGCAAGATTGGACGTGTTCTTGGTCCGCGTGGCCTGATGCCGAATCCCAAGGTCGGCACCGTGACTTTTGAAGTTGCTCGCGCGGTAAATGAAGCTAAGTCGGGCAAGATCGAGTATCGCGTTGAAAAAGCGGGTATCGTTCACGCGCCGGTCGGAAAGGTTTCGTTTGACGCTGACAAGCTGCAGGAAAACCTGTTGTCTCTGGTTGATGCCTTGATCAAGGCGAAACCGTCGACGGCCAAAGGTACTTATCTGCGAAAAATCAGCGTTTCCAGTACGATGGGCCCTGGTGTCGCTATTGACATCCCCACCGTTCAGGCACTGCTGAAATAATTAACCATTGATCAAACAGTCATGGTGACTGTTGTAACCCGGTCAAAGACAGCAGGTGTGCTCCCGGAGCATTTAAATTTGCCTGCCGAGGCTGGAGGACTGATGACGATTGATAGTCAGGCTCCTCTGACTGGGACGGGATTCGCAAGATCCTGTAAATTTCCAAGAAAGGAGGAGAGACATTGAACAGAACAACGAAAGAACAGGTTGTCGCTGAATTCTCCGAAAAGCTCAAAAAAGCGCAAGCCGCTTTCTTGACGAACTATCGCGGGTTGACGGTTGAGCAGGCAGATGATTTGCGTGGCAAGTTGCGTGCGACCGGAGTTGAGTACAGTGTTGTTAAAAACACGCTGTTGCGACTGGCTTCACGCGGGACCGACATGGAGTGCCTCGACGAGTACCTTGCCGGTCCGACATCATTGACGATTGTGCTGGATGATCCGGTAGCACCGGCCAAGGTGTTGTCCGACTTCGCCAAAGCTAACACTGCTTTTGAATTAAAGGTGGGTGTTCTGAACGGGACACTGCTCTCGGTTGATGACATCAAAGCTTTGGCAGACCTGCCGAGCCGCGACCAACTGCTGGCAAACATGCTCGGCTCGCTCAATGCGCCGGTGTCGAATTTCGTCGGCGTGCTGGCCGCTATACCGCGTTCTCTGGTACAGGTTCTCGGTGCCATTCAGGAACAAAAAGCTGCTTGAGGCAGCATCGCTTATTAACTTTATCTCGATACGAATAGATCAAAAAATACGGAGGATTCATCATGGCTGACATTACCAAAGAGCAAGTGATTGCATTTATCGAAAACATGAGCGTTCTGGAGCTGGCTGGACTGGTCAAGGAACTCGAAGAAAAGTTTGGCGTTTCTGCCGCTGCGCCAGTTGCCGTTGTCGCCGCTCCTGCCGCCGGTGGCGAAGCCGCTGCGGAAGAAAAAGACGAGTTTGACGTTGTTTTGACCGCTGCTGGCGACAAAAAAATCAATGTCATCAAGGTGGTACGTACAGTGACCGGTCTGGGGCTCAAGGAAGCCAAGGATCTGGTTGATGGCGCCCCGCAAACGGTTAAAGAAGGGGTGTCGAAGGACGAAGCCGCAGAACTCAAGAAGCAGCTTGAGGAAGCCGGCGCAAGCGTTGAGCTCAAGTAACATTTTCCCTATAGCATCATCTCTAGCCAAGGTCGCTCTTAGCGGCCTTGGCTATTCTACTTTCGATACTCAAAGGAGACAACATGGCTTATTCGATTGCGAATAACCAGATGCTGCGGAAGCACTTCGATGATATCAAGAAAATTATTGATATTCCGAACCTGATCGATATCCAGAAGAATTCCTACCGACGTTTTTTGCAGGCCGAGCTGCCCTCGTCAGCGCGCCAGAATATCGGTCTGGAGGCCGTTTTCCGTTCAGTCTTTCCGATTCGTGATTTTAGTGAAACCAGCTCCTTGGAATATGTCTCGTACTCGCTGGGGACGCCGAAATATGACGTTGAGGAGTGCCATCAACGCGGCATGACGTTTGCCGCACCGATGAAGGTGCGGGTGCGCCTGCTTTCCTGGGATGTTGACAAAGAATCCGGCGGGCAGTCGATTCGTGACATCAAGGAGCAGGAAGTCTATTTTGGCGAAATTCCGCTGATGACCGAGAATGGCACTTTTATCATTAACGGCACCGAGCGGGTTATCGTCAGTCAGTTGCACCGTTCCCCCGGTGTATTCTATGACCATGACAAGGGCAAAACCCATTCCAGTGGCAAGATTCTTTATAACGCCCGGGTGATTCCTTATCGCGGCTCCTGGCTGGACTTTGATTTTGACCACAAAGATATTCTTTATGTACGTATAGACCGCCGTCGCAAGCTTCCGGCTACTGTCCTGCTCAAAGCGCTGGGATATTCAGCCGAAGAACTTCTCAATATTTACTATCAGGTTGAGGAGATTGTTTTCGACGGCGATAATTATATGAAACGCTCCAACCCGGAGTTGTTGACCGGTCAGCGTGCCACCGTCGATATTGTCGATGATGACGGCGAAGTCATTGTTAAAGCGAACCGCAAGATCACCAAAGCAGCGGTGCGCAAACTTGTTGAGCGCAGTGTCGAATTTGTCCCGTGTCTGGAGGAGGACCTCTTCGGGCGTATCACTTCGACGGATATTGTTGATGAATCGACCGGTGAAGTCGTCATTGAATGCAATGAGGAATTGACCGCCGATAAGCTGCTTCAGCTTAAAGAGCGGGGGATTAACTCGATCAAGGTCCTGTTTATCGATCATATGTATGTCGGCCCGTACCTGCGTGAAACGTTGCTGATCGACAAGGTCCAGACCCCTGAAGACGCGATGATCGAGATTTACCGGCGGCTGCGCCCCGGTGATCCGCCGACCATTCGCAGCGCGACCGCACTCTTTGAAAGCCTCTTTTTCAATGCCGAGCGTTATGATCTGTCAGCTGTCGGTCGCCTTAAAATAAATTTCAAGCTGGGCCTTGATACCCCCCTTGAGCACGCCACCCTCACCAAGGAAGATATCCTCGAAGTGGTTCGTTACCTGATCAATCTGCGTAACGGTAACGGGTCGATTGATGATATCGATCACCTCGGTAACCGCCGGGTGCGGGCCGTTGGTGAATTGCTGGAAAATCAGTATCGGGTCGGCCTGGTGCGGATGGAACGGGCGATCAAGGAGCGGATGAGTTTGCAAGAGATCGACAGCCTGATGCCGCATGACCTGATCAATTCCAAGCCAGTTTCAGCGGTGGTTAAGGAGTTTTTCGGTTCGTCGCAACTGTCACAATTTATGGATCAGACCAATCCACTCTCTGAAATTACGCATAAACGACGCCTTTCCGCCCTTGGACCTGGTGGTCTGACGCGTGAACGGGCCGGCTTTGAGGTGCGTGACGTACACCCGACCCACTATGGCCGGATGTGCCCGATCGAAACGCCGGAAGGCCCGAATATCGGTTTGATTGCATCACTTTCGACGTACGCCCGGATCAACGAATATGGCTTTGTCGAAACGCCTTACCGCATCGTCAAGGAGGGGCAGGCGACAACTGAGATCAAGTATTTTTCCGCGCTGCAGGAAGAACGTCACGCGATCGCGCAGGCGAATGCCCCCCTTGATGCCAAGGGAAACTTTGTTAATGAACTGGTTAATGCGCGTAAAGACGGCGAATTCATGTTGATGAACCGTGAGGATATCAGCCTGATGGACGTTTCGCCGAAGCAATTGGTGTCAGTTGCAGCGTCGTTGATCCCTTTTCTGGAAAATGATGATGCCAACCGGGCGCTGATGGGTTCGAACATGCAGCGTCAGGCGGTTCCCCTGCTGCGCGCCGATGCCCCCCTGGTAGGAACCGGGATGGAGCGGATTGTTGCTCACGACTCTGGCGCGGCAGTGGTTGCACGTCACAGCGGGATCGTTGAGAAAGTCGATGCGAGCCGGATCGTGGTCAAGATTGACGAAAAAGAAGACGATGAGACCGGTACCGGGGTTGATATCTACAACCTGACCAAGTTTATTCGCTCCAATCAGAATACCTGTTTGAACCAGAAACCGATCGTCAAGGTTGGCGACCAGGTCAAGCGCGGCGAGAT
This Desulfuromonadaceae bacterium DNA region includes the following protein-coding sequences:
- the tuf gene encoding elongation factor Tu, translating into MAKAKFERTKPHVNIGTIGHVDHGKTTLTAAITKVLMELTGKGEFKAFDAIDNAPEERERGITIATAHVEYETLNRHYAHVDCPGHADYVKNMITGAAQMDGAILVCSAADGPMPQTREHILLARQVGVPAMVVFLNKADMVDDEELLELVELEVRELLSSYDFPGDDIPIIAGSALAALEGRDDAIGKDKVLELMAAVDSYIPEPERAIDRPFLMPVEDVFSISGRGTVATGRVERGVIKVQDEVEIVGMKATAKSVVTGVEMFRKLLDQGQAGDNCGILLRGVKREDIERGQVLAKPGSITPHTKFGAEAYILTKEEGGRHTPFFKGYRPQFYFRTTDVTGICELPEGIEMVMPGDNVAMTVDLITPIAMDEGLRFAIREGGRTVGAGVVAKIIE
- the rpmG gene encoding 50S ribosomal protein L33 translates to MRDIVTLACTECKQRNYTTTKNKRNTPDKLEFSKYCRFCRKHTPHKETK
- the secE gene encoding preprotein translocase subunit SecE, with amino-acid sequence MRVNPSWRIDIVTDKTTDFLTNVKGELKKVTWPTRNDTYGSTLVVIALVMAVAVFLWLVDSALSRIVRYLLS
- the nusG gene encoding transcription termination/antitermination protein NusG, with protein sequence MTMKWYGVHTYSGFESKVKLSLEERIRSLGVEDMFGAVLIPSETVVELKNGERRTSTRKFFPGYILVQMELNDETWHVVKGTAKVTGFVGGGNTPPSIPDAEVAKITSRMEEGIEHPKPKVEFEVGETVRVVDGPFLNFTGVVEDVKPDKAKLKVMVSIFGRVTPVELEFIQVEKTS
- the rplK gene encoding 50S ribosomal protein L11 gives rise to the protein MAKKVIGLIKLQIPAGKANPSPPVGPALGQHGVNIMEFCKAFNAKTQGEDGMITPVVITVYADRSFSFITKTPPAAVLLMKAAKIPKGSGVPNKDKVGKITKDQIAEIAKLKMPDLNAYNLEGAMKTIEGTARSMGLEVV
- the rplA gene encoding 50S ribosomal protein L1 — translated: MSKVGKQHSAAKAKVDRAVAYNVAEAISLVKDVSFAKFDETVDVCVRLGVDPRKADQMVRGAVVLPNGLGKTIRVLVFAKGEKALEAQEAGADFVGGDDLVEKIKEGWFEFDTAIATPDMMGTVGKIGRVLGPRGLMPNPKVGTVTFEVARAVNEAKSGKIEYRVEKAGIVHAPVGKVSFDADKLQENLLSLVDALIKAKPSTAKGTYLRKISVSSTMGPGVAIDIPTVQALLK
- the rplJ gene encoding 50S ribosomal protein L10, with protein sequence MNRTTKEQVVAEFSEKLKKAQAAFLTNYRGLTVEQADDLRGKLRATGVEYSVVKNTLLRLASRGTDMECLDEYLAGPTSLTIVLDDPVAPAKVLSDFAKANTAFELKVGVLNGTLLSVDDIKALADLPSRDQLLANMLGSLNAPVSNFVGVLAAIPRSLVQVLGAIQEQKAA
- the rplL gene encoding 50S ribosomal protein L7/L12 — encoded protein: MADITKEQVIAFIENMSVLELAGLVKELEEKFGVSAAAPVAVVAAPAAGGEAAAEEKDEFDVVLTAAGDKKINVIKVVRTVTGLGLKEAKDLVDGAPQTVKEGVSKDEAAELKKQLEEAGASVELK
- the rpoB gene encoding DNA-directed RNA polymerase subunit beta; the encoded protein is MAYSIANNQMLRKHFDDIKKIIDIPNLIDIQKNSYRRFLQAELPSSARQNIGLEAVFRSVFPIRDFSETSSLEYVSYSLGTPKYDVEECHQRGMTFAAPMKVRVRLLSWDVDKESGGQSIRDIKEQEVYFGEIPLMTENGTFIINGTERVIVSQLHRSPGVFYDHDKGKTHSSGKILYNARVIPYRGSWLDFDFDHKDILYVRIDRRRKLPATVLLKALGYSAEELLNIYYQVEEIVFDGDNYMKRSNPELLTGQRATVDIVDDDGEVIVKANRKITKAAVRKLVERSVEFVPCLEEDLFGRITSTDIVDESTGEVVIECNEELTADKLLQLKERGINSIKVLFIDHMYVGPYLRETLLIDKVQTPEDAMIEIYRRLRPGDPPTIRSATALFESLFFNAERYDLSAVGRLKINFKLGLDTPLEHATLTKEDILEVVRYLINLRNGNGSIDDIDHLGNRRVRAVGELLENQYRVGLVRMERAIKERMSLQEIDSLMPHDLINSKPVSAVVKEFFGSSQLSQFMDQTNPLSEITHKRRLSALGPGGLTRERAGFEVRDVHPTHYGRMCPIETPEGPNIGLIASLSTYARINEYGFVETPYRIVKEGQATTEIKYFSALQEERHAIAQANAPLDAKGNFVNELVNARKDGEFMLMNREDISLMDVSPKQLVSVAASLIPFLENDDANRALMGSNMQRQAVPLLRADAPLVGTGMERIVAHDSGAAVVARHSGIVEKVDASRIVVKIDEKEDDETGTGVDIYNLTKFIRSNQNTCLNQKPIVKVGDQVKRGEMIADGPSTHWGELALGQNVLVAFMPWEGYNFEDSILISEKLVKEDRYTSIHIEEFEGVARDTKLGKEEITDDIPNLGEDALKDLDESGIIRIGAEVKPGDILVGKITPKGETQLSPEEKLLRAIFGEKAGDVRDTSLRVPPGVEGVVIGAQVFSRKGADKDSRTELIENADIEKLIKDQRDEINIIRDSAKSKLLNMLLGCKSAVVITDESGATLLPKGKKLTAELLEKVPFRRWQEISLEDDEETEDRVANLFLRLAEREEVIKSVFADKIEKLKRGDDLPPGVIKMVKVYIAIKRKLQVGDKMAGRHGNKGVLSRVLPVEDMPYMEDGTPVEIVLNPLGVPSRMNVGQILETHLGLGAWGLGKQIQAMLDAEFNVKKLKTKVKEIYDDKSLNKFIDGLDDDEIRALTKRLANGVPMASPVFEGVSEEQMKGEMVKAGFKSSGQMTLYNGKTGIAFKEQITVGIMYVLKLHHLVDDKIHARSIGPYSLVTQQPLGGKAQFGGQRLGEMEVWAMEAYGAAHALQEFLTVKSDDVAGRTRIYEAIVKGKHTLEAGLPESFNVLIKELQSLCLDVELLEEE